A single Candidatus Micrarchaeia archaeon DNA region contains:
- a CDS encoding site-2 protease family protein encodes VAMKFGGYAEFKMWAQGLILALVLATFLGVVFAAPGAVYIYAPRITRKQNGLISLAGPLVNLILSVIFLALALLIPLSFGSMNIWYFASKINVWLGMFNMVPVYPLDGSKILDWNIFVWGAFAAMFALLFII; translated from the coding sequence CGTTGCGATGAAATTCGGCGGATACGCGGAGTTCAAGATGTGGGCGCAGGGCCTCATCCTGGCCCTTGTTCTCGCGACCTTCCTTGGAGTGGTTTTCGCTGCTCCCGGAGCGGTTTACATCTACGCTCCCAGGATTACGCGGAAGCAGAACGGGCTCATCTCGCTCGCAGGCCCATTAGTCAACCTGATACTTTCAGTAATTTTCCTCGCCCTCGCGCTCCTGATTCCTCTCTCGTTCGGGAGCATGAACATATGGTATTTCGCCTCCAAGATAAACGTGTGGCTCGGAATGTTCAACATGGTTCCCGTATACCCGCTGGACGGGAGCAAGATACTCGACTGGAACATTTTCGTCTGGGGCGCGTTCGCAGCAATGTTCGCCCTCTTATTCATCATTTAG